The DNA window ACGCTCGCGTGTCGTCGGGGACCAGCTCGAGCCGCTCCATCACGAGCCGCGTCTGACGCCGGTATGCCGCTTCGGCTTCTGCCCGCATTCCCAGCGAGGAATAGGCCAGCGCGAGAAAGCTAGGTGCCTGGTAGTCCTCGGGGCGTAGAATGCACGCGCGCTCGAACAGCTTTGCCGCCTCGGCGTACCGTCCTTGTGACATCCGGGCTCTGGCAAAGTAGTACGCGGCCTCGAACAACTTTGGATCGAGTCTCATGGCGGTCTCGAACTCGCGCTCCGCCTCATCAAACTGCTTCCGCAACGATACTGCGAGCCCGCGGGCAACGTGCGCCTCCGCGAGGTCCGGGTCGAGCTCGAGAGCTTTCTGACTCGCGCTGTCACCCTGAGTCAGGTTCGATTCGCGGGCGTCCACTTTCATGTAGAGTATCGAGCTGCAATCGGCGAGGCCGGCGTGGGCGAGCGCGTACTCGGGATCGATCTCGATCGCCCGCCGAAACATTTTGCGGGCCGTCTCCAGACTCTTTCGGCTGAGCTGATGGATGTGCTGGCGGCCGCGGAGGTAATAGTCGTACGCCTCGACGTTGACCTTTCGCGTCTTCTCGATCGCCTTTTTCTCGTCTTCGGTCAGGATTACGCGCAGGGCCTTGACGATCGCCTGGGAGATGTCGTCCTGAATCGCGAAAACGTCCTCCAGCTCCCGGTCGTATTTTTCCGACCAGAGCTGATAGCCGTCCGCGACGTTCACCAGCTGCGCGGTTATGCGGATTCTGTTCCCCATCTTCCGCACGCTTCCCTCGAGAAACGTCGACACCTTGAGCTTTTGTCCGATCTCCGCGATGTCCTCGCTCTTTCCCCGGAATGCAAACGAGGCCGTTCTCGATGTGACGCGAAGGGTCTGGATCTTTGAGAGCGCGTTGATGATTTCCTCCGCCATCCCATCCGTGAAGTACTCGCTTTCAGCGTCCGCGCTCATGTTGCTGAAGGGAAGTACTGCGATGGATTTGGCGGCCGAGACGACGGGTTGCGGAATTGTCTCCGCATCGGTGGGTGTCGAGAGACTAGGCGAAACGAGCGCCTGAGCGAACATCGCCGATGTCCTGAATCGGCCTTCCGGCTGCGTGGATAACGCCTTCGTCAGGGCCCTTTCAACGTTTTCGGGAACGTTGCTTCGCATTGAGCGGACAGGCTTGACCGTCTCTGTGAAGCGCTTGGCGAGAACTGCCTGTGCGGTTGGGCCACTGAATGCGCGTTCGCCAGCCAGCATCTCGTAGAGGACGCACGCAAGGCTGTACTGATCGCTTCTCCCGTCGAGATTCGTTTCGCCGGCGGCCTGCTCAGGGCTCACGTAGGCTGGGGTGCCAACCATCATTCCAGTCTGTGTGAGCGTGTCCGAGCCTGCCGCACTGACGGCTTTGGCGATTCCGAAATCCATCACCATCGCCTCACCTTCGTAGAGCATCACATTCTCCGGCTTGATGTCGCGATGGACAATATTCTGCCGGTGAGCGAAATCGAGCGCCGACGCAATCGAGCGTGCGTGATGAACGGCTTCCTCAACGGGGAGAAGCTGCTCGCGGTCGAGCCGCTCGCGGAGCGATTCTCCCTCCACGTATGGCATTACGTAATAGAGGAAGCCGTCGGCCTCACCCGAATCATGCAGCGCAAGTATGTGCGGATGATTCAGACGCGCGGCGGTTTTGATCTCGCGCAAGAAACGGTCGGGCCCGAGTGAGGCCGCCAGATCCGGATGGAGGACCTTGAGCGCTACGAGCCGCTCGTGCTTGCAGTCCTGCGCGAGATATACCGTTGCCATTCCGCCACGTCCGAGCTCGCGGTCGATGGTGTAAGTCTGCGACAGCGCGCCGCGGAGGCGCTCGAGGGGCAGCGCCGACTCGCTCACATCGCTCTCTGGATCGCCTTGAACCGAGGCAGATCCCGGAGTGAATCGAAGTCCGAGTCATGATCGATCCACTCACGGTGACCGAACCCGCGGTCAATAGAGCGCTCCAGGCACGAGAGCGCGTCGTCCGACTTGCCGATCATGCTGTAGGTGCACGCAACGTTGTAAAGCAGCATGGGATCGTCCGGATCGATCTCCAGCGAGCGCTTCGCAAACTCGAGGGCGGGCTCTGCCTCTCCCAGCTTCGAATGAGTGGTCGCCGCGAGGTTGCATGCGCGCGCATCGTCCGGATTCAACGCCAGCCGGTCGTCGATGAGCTTCAGTACGCGACGGTTCACGGCCAGACTTTCCTCATCCATGCCGAGGGATTTGAGAGAGGAAGCCAGCATCGACGGTGCCTGAAAGTCCTCGGGGCGAAGTGCCGACGCCCGCTCGAACAGCTTGACCGCTTCGGCGAAGCGACCCTGCGATTTCCGGGCGCGCCCATAGAAATACGGCGCCTCGAACAGCTTTGGATCGAGCTTCATCGCGGTCTCGAAGTGCTCCTCCGCCTCGTCGAACTGCTTGCTAAGGGATACCGCAATCCCCCTCGCGACATGGGCCTCAGCCAGCTGAGGCTCCAGCTCGAGCGCCTTCTTGCTGGCTGCGTCGGCCTGCCTCAAGTTCGACTCGCGCGCGTCGAAATAGGTGTACAGAAGCGAGCAGCAATCGGCCACGCCCGCATGCGCGAGCGCATAGTCGGGATCGATCTCGATCGCGCGATTGAACATCTGCCGCGCGTGCTCGAGACTTTTTCTCCGCAGCTGATGAAAGAACTGTCGGCCGCGAAGATAGAATTCGTATGCCTGAAGGTTTACGGTGCGAGGCTTCTCGATCGCCTTTTTCTCGTCTTCGCTCAGGATCACCCGCAGCGCCTTTACAATGGCCTGTGAGATCTCGTCCTGAATCGCGAAGATATCCTCCATCTCCCTGTCGTAACGCTCCGACCACAGCTGGTATCCGTCGGCGACGTTCACGAGCTGGGCCGTGATGCGCAGACGATTGCCCATCTTCCGCACCGTGCCGTCGAGAACGGTGGAGACGTGGAGCTTGCGGCCGACCTCTCCGAGGTCCTCGTTCTTTCCTTTGAGCGCGAATGAGACGATGCGGGATGCAACCCGGAGCGTTTGAATTTTCGAGAGAGCGTTGATGATCTCCTCGGCCATGCCGTCGGCGAAGTACTCGTTCTCCGGGTCGGTGCTGGAGTTCACGAAGGGCAGAACCGCGACTGATTTTGCCGCAGCCACAGTCGGCTGGGGCAGAGTAGCCGTGTCGGTCGGCGTCGTCAGCGAGCCCGAGCCGAGCGCCTGCGCGAACATGGCTGCCGTTTTGAACCGCGCCGCGGTGTCGGTGGACATTGCCTTGCTCACCGCGCGCTCGACGCTTTCGGGAATGCTCCCGCGCAGCGAACGGAGCGGCTTCGCCGTCTCGGTGAATCGCTTCGCCATCACCGCCTGCGCGGTGGGGCCGGTGAATGCGCGCTCTCCGCTCAACATCTCGTATAAGACGCACGCGAGACTGTACTGATCGCTTCTTCCGTCGAGATTCGTCTCACCCGCTGCCTGCTCGGGGCTGACATAGGCCGGAGTGCCCACCATCATCCCGGTTTGCGTGAGGGTATCGTGGCCGGCAAGGCTCACTGCTTTGGCGATTCCGAAATCCATGACCATCGCCTCGCCCTCGTAAAGCATCACGTTTTCCGGCTTGATGTCCCGGTGGACGATCTGCTGGCGATGCGCATAGTCGAGCGCCGATGCGATCCCTCGTGCGTGATGTACTGCCTCCTCGATCGGGAGCTGATGCTCACGATCCAGGCGCTCCCGCAGTGATTCGCCTTCCACATAAGGCATCACGTAATAGAGGAAGCCCTCCGCTTCGCCGGAATCGTGCAGCCCGAGGATGTGCGGGTGATTGAGACGTGCAGCGACTTTGATCTCGCGAAGGAAGCGATCGGGTCCGAGCGACGCAGCGAGCTCCGGGTGCAGCACCTTGAGCGCGACCATTCGCTCGTGCTTGCAATCCTGCGCGAGGTAGACAGTCGCCATGCCTCCGCGGCCGAGCTCGCGGTCGATCGTGTACGACTGCGACAGAGCACTGCGGAGGCGCTCGATGGGAAGCGACATGGTCACATCACCTTCAGCAGAGCCTGATACCGCGGCGAAGTTCTGATGGGGTCCAGGTCCGGGTCGTTCTCCATCCATTCCTTGTGGGCGTAGCCCTTGTCCACGGCGCCTTCGAGCGCAGCGATGGCCTCCTCCGGCTTGCCAAGGGAAGCGTAGGCGCACGCGATGTTGTACATCATTCCTGCATCGTCCGGATCCACGGCGAGCGCGCGACCGACAAAATCGAGAGACTTCTCCGGCTCACCGAGCGAAGCCAGCGTGCTAGCCCCGATTATCAGAGCGCGCGCATCGTCCGGGTTCAGCTCGAGTCGTTCGTTGACGAGCTGCACGGCGCGCCGGTAGGAATTCTTCGAGTCGGTCTCGTTGCCGAGTGATTTGTAGGCCTGGGCGAGGAAATGCACAGACTGGAAGTCCTCGGGTCGAAGCGTGGACGCGCGCTCGAAAAGTTTCGCAGCCTCGAGCGGTTGTGCCTGCGCCAGCCTCGCGCGACCAAAAAAGTACGGCGCCTCGAAGAGCTTCGGATCGAGCCGCATCGCGCCTTCGAACTCGCGCTCCGCTTCGTCGAATCGCCTGCTCAGCGACACCGCGAGCCCGCGTGCCACATGCGCCTCCGCCAGATCCGGCTCGAGCTCCAACGCTCTCATGCTCGCAATGTCGGCCTGTTTCAGGTTCAGCTCGCGCGCGTCGAAGTACATGTAGAGCACCGAGCAACAGTCGGCCACGCCGGCGTGAGCGAGCGCGTACTCCGGGTCTATCTCGATTGCGCGATTGAACATCTGCCGCGCGTACTCGAGACTCTTGCGCCGAAGCTGGTGGAAAAACTGGCGGCCTCGCAAATAGTATTCGTACGCCTGGACGTTCACGGTGCGCGCCTTTTCGATCGCTTTTTTCTCGTCCTCACTCAGGATCACGCGAAGTGCCTTCACGATCGACTGCGATATGTCGTCCTGAATCGCGAAGATGTCCTCCATCTCGCGATCATAGCGGTCGGACCACAACTGGTATCCATCGGCGACGTTTACGAGCTGCGCAGTTATGCGAACGCGATTTCCCATTCTCCTGACGCTGCCGTCGAGTACGGTCGAAACGTGGAGCTTCCGCCCCACCTCGGCGAGGTCCTCATTCTTTCCCTTGAGCGCGAAGGACACGGTGCGAGAGGCTACACGCAGCGTCTGGATCTTCGACAAAGCATTGATGATCTCTTCAGCCACTCCGTCGGCGAAGTATTCGTTCTCCTGGTCGGTGCTCATGTTCGAGAAGGGAAGCACGGCAACCGATTTTGCCGACGAGACTGTCTGTTGCGGGAGAGTCTGCGTGTCGGTCGGGGTGGACACGCTGCTCGAACCCAGTGCCTGCGCGAACTGTGCAGCGGTCTTGTAGCGCGCCGCCGCATCCGTGGACATGGCTTTGGCGACGGCGTGCTCAACCGGCTCGGGAATGCTGCCCCGCAGCGAGCGAAGCGGCTTGACTGTCTCCGTGAATCGCTTCGCCATCACCGCCTGAGCCGTCGGGCCGGTGAAGGCGCGCTCGCCGCTCAACATCTCGTAGAGCATGCATGCCAGACTGTACTGATCACTTCTGCCGTCGAGATTCGTTTCGCCTGCGGCCTGTTCCGGACTGACGTACGCCGGCGTCCCGACCATCATGCCGGTTTGCGTCAGCGTGTCGTGCCCCGCGGCGCTTACCGCTTTGGCGATACCGAAATCCATCACCATCGCCTCGCCCTCGTAGAGCATGACGTTTTCCGGCTTCATGTCGCGATGGACGATCTGCTGGCGATGGGCGTAGTCGAGCGCGGAGGCAATCGAGCGTGCGTGGTGTATCGCTTCGTCGATCGGGAGCTGATGCTCGCGGTCGAGTCGCTCCCGAAGTGATTCTCCCTCGACATACGGCATCACGTAATAGAGGAAGCCGTCTGCCTCGCCCGAGTCATGGAGCCCGAGAATGTGAGGATGATTCAGTCGTGCGGCGACTTTGATCTCGCGCAGGAACCGATCGGGGCCGAGTGACGCCGCGAGCTCCGGATGCAGCACCTTGAGTGCGACGAGCCGCTCGTGCTTGCAGTCCTGCGCCAGATAGACAGTCGCCATTCCACCGCGGCCGAGCTCGCGGTCGATGGTGTAACTCTGCGACAGCGCGCCGCGAAGTCGCTCGATCGGAAGAGGTGTCGTCACATTCCGTCCAGGATTGCTTTGAACCGCGGAGTCTTGCGGATGGATTCGAAGTCAGGATCGTGCGCGATCCAGTCCTTGTGTCCAAATCCCTTGTCGACTGCGTGCTCGAGAGCGGCAAGGGCTTCCTCCGTCTGGCCCAGAACGGAGTACGTGCAGGCGACGTTGTAGAGCAGCATCGGGTCGTCCGGATCTATTGCTACCGACTTCCGCGCGAACTCGATTGCTCTCTCAGTCTCTCCGAGGGTACCGAGCGTCGCTGCACCGAGGTTCCACGCACGGGCGTCGTCAGGGTTCAGCTCGAGCCGCTCTTCTATGAGCTTGAGCGCCCGACGGTCCTCCGCCTCACCTTCCGCTGCCTGACCAAGAGATTTGTGCGCCTGGGCAAGGAACGACACCGCCTGAAAATCCTCCGGCCGAATCGCGCATGCCAGCTTGAAAAGCTTCACGGCGTCGTCGAACTTTCCTTGCGCGAGGCACGCTCGACCGTAGAAGTAAGGCGCCTCGAACAGTTTTGAATCGAGCCGCATAGCCTTCTCGAATTCCCGTTCCGCGTCGGTGTAATTCTGGCTGAGCGAGAAGGCAATGCCGCGCGCGAGGTGAGCCTCGGCGAGATCCGGGGCGAGCTGGAGTGCGGTGTTGCTGGCGCTTTCAGCTTGCTTGAGATTCGATTCCCGCGCGTCGAACATCATGTAGAGCAGCGAGCAGCAGTCGGCCACGCCGGCGTGTGCAAGGGCGTAATCAGGATCGAGCTCGATTGCCCGCTTGAACATCTGCCTTGCGTACTCGAGGCTCTTGCGCCGGACCTCGAAGAACTGTCTCCCACGCAGGTAGAATTCGTAAGCCTGAAGATTCTCCGTGCGGGCCGCGCCCATCGCTTTCTTCTCGTCTTCGCTGAGTATCACCCGAAGGGACTTGACGATGGCCTGCGAGATGTCGTCCTGAATCGCGAAGACATCCTCCATCTCTCGGTCGTAGCGCTCGGACCACAGCTGGTATCCGTCGGCGACATTCACGAGCTGCGCGGTAATGCGGAGCCGGTTCCCCATCTTGCGAACGCTTCCATCGAGTACCGTCGAGACTTTCAGCTTCCGGCCAACCTCGCCGAGGTCTTCATTCTTTCCCTTCAGCGCAAACGAGACTGTTCGAGACGCAACTCGCAGCGACTGGATCTTCGTGAGAGCGTTGATGATCTCTTCGGCCATTCCGTCTGTGAAATACTCGTTCTCGGGATCGGGACTCATGTTGGCGAAAGGAATGACGGCAATCGATTTCGCGGCCGACACAGTCGGCTGCGGCATGGTCGCGGTATCGGTAGGCGTTGCCATGGTTCCCGAAGCGAGCGCCTGGGCGAATATCGCGGCGGTTTTGTAGCGGTCACCAACGTCGGTCGACATCGCCTTCGAAACCGCCCTCTCCACGGGCTCTGGTACGCTTCCACGGAGTGAGCGCAACGGCCTGACCGTATCGGTAAACCGCTTGGCCATCACTGCCTGGGCCGTTGGACCGATGAACGCGCGCTCGCCGCTCAGCATTTCATAGAGCATGCACGCGAGGCTGTATTGATCGCTTCTGCCGTCGAGATTCGTCTCGCCCGCCGCCTGCTCGGGACTGACGTAAGCAGGCGTCCCGACCATCATTCCTGTCTGCGTCAGTGTGTCCGACCCAGCCGAGCTGACGGCCTTGGCGATGCCGAAGTCCATGACCATCGCCTCGCCTTCGTAGAGCATCACGTTCTCCGGCTTGATGTCCCGGTGGACGATATTCTGCCGATGTGCGTAGTCCAGCGCGGAGGCAATCGACCGTGCGTGGTGAACTGCCTCATCAATGGGCAGCTGACGTTCGCGGTCGAGCCGCTCTCTCAATGATTCTCCCTCGACGTACGGCATCACATAGTAGAGAAAGCCTTCGGCCTCTCCCGAATCATGGAGCGGGAGGATATGTGGATGATTCAGCCGCGCGGCGAGCTTGATCTCTCTCAGGAAGCGCTCAGGTCCGAGCGATGCCGCAAGGTCGGGATGCAGAACCTTGAGCGCCACGAGCCGCTCGTGCTTGCAGTCCTGCGCGAGATAGACCGTCGCCATGCCCCCGCTGCCGAGCTCGCGGTCTATCGTGTAATTGTTCGCAACCGCGCCGCGCAGCCGCTCGAGTGATGGATTCATTCTTTCGTCACATGGAGCTGACGATTGCCTGGAACCGGGGATTGCTCCGCAAAGGAATCAGATCGCTGTCGTGCTCGATCCAGTTCTTGTCGCCCCAGCCTTTTTCCACGGCACCCTCCAGTGCGGCCAGCGATTCGTCGATCTTGCCGA is part of the Gemmatimonadaceae bacterium genome and encodes:
- a CDS encoding protein kinase produces the protein MSESALPLERLRGALSQTYTIDRELGRGGMATVYLAQDCKHERLVALKVLHPDLAASLGPDRFLREIKTAARLNHPHILALHDSGEADGFLYYVMPYVEGESLRERLDREQLLPVEEAVHHARSIASALDFAHRQNIVHRDIKPENVMLYEGEAMVMDFGIAKAVSAAGSDTLTQTGMMVGTPAYVSPEQAAGETNLDGRSDQYSLACVLYEMLAGERAFSGPTAQAVLAKRFTETVKPVRSMRSNVPENVERALTKALSTQPEGRFRTSAMFAQALVSPSLSTPTDAETIPQPVVSAAKSIAVLPFSNMSADAESEYFTDGMAEEIINALSKIQTLRVTSRTASFAFRGKSEDIAEIGQKLKVSTFLEGSVRKMGNRIRITAQLVNVADGYQLWSEKYDRELEDVFAIQDDISQAIVKALRVILTEDEKKAIEKTRKVNVEAYDYYLRGRQHIHQLSRKSLETARKMFRRAIEIDPEYALAHAGLADCSSILYMKVDARESNLTQGDSASQKALELDPDLAEAHVARGLAVSLRKQFDEAEREFETAMRLDPKLFEAAYYFARARMSQGRYAEAAKLFERACILRPEDYQAPSFLALAYSSLGMRAEAEAAYRRQTRLVMERLELVPDDTRACVLAAGGFAALGEVDRAAELAARALAIDPDDPMLLYNVACTYAQLHKPNDALDCLESAVDKGYGHKEWIEHDSDFDSIRDNPRFRAILETM
- a CDS encoding protein kinase is translated as MSLPIERLRSALSQSYTIDRELGRGGMATVYLAQDCKHERMVALKVLHPELAASLGPDRFLREIKVAARLNHPHILGLHDSGEAEGFLYYVMPYVEGESLRERLDREHQLPIEEAVHHARGIASALDYAHRQQIVHRDIKPENVMLYEGEAMVMDFGIAKAVSLAGHDTLTQTGMMVGTPAYVSPEQAAGETNLDGRSDQYSLACVLYEMLSGERAFTGPTAQAVMAKRFTETAKPLRSLRGSIPESVERAVSKAMSTDTAARFKTAAMFAQALGSGSLTTPTDTATLPQPTVAAAKSVAVLPFVNSSTDPENEYFADGMAEEIINALSKIQTLRVASRIVSFALKGKNEDLGEVGRKLHVSTVLDGTVRKMGNRLRITAQLVNVADGYQLWSERYDREMEDIFAIQDEISQAIVKALRVILSEDEKKAIEKPRTVNLQAYEFYLRGRQFFHQLRRKSLEHARQMFNRAIEIDPDYALAHAGVADCCSLLYTYFDARESNLRQADAASKKALELEPQLAEAHVARGIAVSLSKQFDEAEEHFETAMKLDPKLFEAPYFYGRARKSQGRFAEAVKLFERASALRPEDFQAPSMLASSLKSLGMDEESLAVNRRVLKLIDDRLALNPDDARACNLAATTHSKLGEAEPALEFAKRSLEIDPDDPMLLYNVACTYSMIGKSDDALSCLERSIDRGFGHREWIDHDSDFDSLRDLPRFKAIQRAM
- a CDS encoding protein kinase, whose amino-acid sequence is MTTPLPIERLRGALSQSYTIDRELGRGGMATVYLAQDCKHERLVALKVLHPELAASLGPDRFLREIKVAARLNHPHILGLHDSGEADGFLYYVMPYVEGESLRERLDREHQLPIDEAIHHARSIASALDYAHRQQIVHRDMKPENVMLYEGEAMVMDFGIAKAVSAAGHDTLTQTGMMVGTPAYVSPEQAAGETNLDGRSDQYSLACMLYEMLSGERAFTGPTAQAVMAKRFTETVKPLRSLRGSIPEPVEHAVAKAMSTDAAARYKTAAQFAQALGSSSVSTPTDTQTLPQQTVSSAKSVAVLPFSNMSTDQENEYFADGVAEEIINALSKIQTLRVASRTVSFALKGKNEDLAEVGRKLHVSTVLDGSVRRMGNRVRITAQLVNVADGYQLWSDRYDREMEDIFAIQDDISQSIVKALRVILSEDEKKAIEKARTVNVQAYEYYLRGRQFFHQLRRKSLEYARQMFNRAIEIDPEYALAHAGVADCCSVLYMYFDARELNLKQADIASMRALELEPDLAEAHVARGLAVSLSRRFDEAEREFEGAMRLDPKLFEAPYFFGRARLAQAQPLEAAKLFERASTLRPEDFQSVHFLAQAYKSLGNETDSKNSYRRAVQLVNERLELNPDDARALIIGASTLASLGEPEKSLDFVGRALAVDPDDAGMMYNIACAYASLGKPEEAIAALEGAVDKGYAHKEWMENDPDLDPIRTSPRYQALLKVM
- a CDS encoding protein kinase; amino-acid sequence: MNPSLERLRGAVANNYTIDRELGSGGMATVYLAQDCKHERLVALKVLHPDLAASLGPERFLREIKLAARLNHPHILPLHDSGEAEGFLYYVMPYVEGESLRERLDRERQLPIDEAVHHARSIASALDYAHRQNIVHRDIKPENVMLYEGEAMVMDFGIAKAVSSAGSDTLTQTGMMVGTPAYVSPEQAAGETNLDGRSDQYSLACMLYEMLSGERAFIGPTAQAVMAKRFTDTVRPLRSLRGSVPEPVERAVSKAMSTDVGDRYKTAAIFAQALASGTMATPTDTATMPQPTVSAAKSIAVIPFANMSPDPENEYFTDGMAEEIINALTKIQSLRVASRTVSFALKGKNEDLGEVGRKLKVSTVLDGSVRKMGNRLRITAQLVNVADGYQLWSERYDREMEDVFAIQDDISQAIVKSLRVILSEDEKKAMGAARTENLQAYEFYLRGRQFFEVRRKSLEYARQMFKRAIELDPDYALAHAGVADCCSLLYMMFDARESNLKQAESASNTALQLAPDLAEAHLARGIAFSLSQNYTDAEREFEKAMRLDSKLFEAPYFYGRACLAQGKFDDAVKLFKLACAIRPEDFQAVSFLAQAHKSLGQAAEGEAEDRRALKLIEERLELNPDDARAWNLGAATLGTLGETERAIEFARKSVAIDPDDPMLLYNVACTYSVLGQTEEALAALEHAVDKGFGHKDWIAHDPDFESIRKTPRFKAILDGM